A window from Dysidea avara chromosome 2, odDysAvar1.4, whole genome shotgun sequence encodes these proteins:
- the LOC136248078 gene encoding uncharacterized protein, which produces MAMARKLIQFNINLCTYAVGKVSTFSAAPTQSYLTAVKRIFRYIKGTIDLKLQYKPVNEKLLGYSDADWANDLNDRHSTTGNVFTMSGGAVSWLSQKQTTVALSTAEAEYIALGSATQEAIWLKQLLADLNTAPKKIKILEDNQSAIVMANNSAGHKRTKHIDIKHHFIREAVQTGTITLFYCPTANMLADVFTKQLPKTQFVNLRRRLGLN; this is translated from the exons ATGGCTATGGCAAGAAAGTTGATCCAATTCAATATCAATCTATG CACATATGCTGTTGGAAAAGTGTCAACGTTTAGTGCTGCACCAACACAATCCTACCTAACTGCAGTCAAAAGAATCTTCCGGTATATCAAAGGTACTATTGATCTGAAGTTGCAATACAAACCAGTTAATGAAAAGCTATTAGGATACTCTGATGCTGATTGGGCAAATGATTTGAATGACAGGCACTCAACAACTGGTAATGTGTTCACAATGTCAGGAGGAGCTGTTAGTTGGTTAAGCCAAAAACAAACAACGGTCGCCTTATCTACTGCTGAAGCAGAATACATTGCCTTGGGTTCTGCTACTCAAGAAGCCATATGGTTGAAACAGCTTTTGGCTGATCTGAACACTGCTCCAAAGAAAATCAAGATACTAGAAGATAATCAGAGTGCAATTGTAATGGCCAATAACTCAGCAGGACACAAGAGGACAAAGCATATTGATATCAAACATCATTTCATTAGAGAAGCAGTACAGACTGGAACGATTACTTTGTTTTACTGTCCAACAGCAAATATGCTTGCTGATGTATTTACCAAACAGTTACCGAAAACTCAGTTTGTGAATTTAAGAAGAAGATTGGGACTGAACTAA
- the LOC136245033 gene encoding uncharacterized protein, translated as MLKVVTIIVLFMVTCSYAKADDKAASYHQLMTPYWLSKHAELFGSYTVHPDYLHFLAGSSSERLIRVPLVSPKTLSKEDDITVTITVALDTVWADANDHDPIFGISDGDYFVGFITLENDYYSSYPPCYLAQGRSYDTSASISTSRTGVTRPTGAKSYSSEVKMHIKPTEKWGSCHTEHDEGHIAIAQYSYKLDVTKGLYFDMHRLSSSQTYRVEYILVEVY; from the exons ATGCTAAAGGTGGTTACTATTATAGTTTTGTTCATGGTAACTTGTTCATATGCCAAAGCTGATGATAAG gCAGCATCTTATCATCAACTCATGACCCCTTACTGGTTAAGCAAACATGCTGAACTATTTGGATCATATACTGTACATCCTGACTACCTTCATTTTCTTGCTGGTAGCTCAAGTGAACGACTCATTAGAGTTCCATTGGTATCTCCAAAAACTTTGTCTAAGGAAGATGATATTACTGTAACTATTACTGTTGCTTTGGACACAGTGTGGGCTGATGCTAATGATCATGATCCTATTTTTGGAATAAGTGATGGAGATTACTTTGTTGGTTTTATCACACTTGAAAATGATTACTATTCCAGCTATCCACCATGCTATCTTGCTCAAGGCAGAAGTTATGATACTTCAGCTAGTATATCAACATCTCGTACTGGTGTTACCAGACCAACAGGTGCAAAAAGTTACTCCAGTGAAGTGAAGATGCATATCAAACCAACTGAGAAGTGGGGTTCCTGCCACACAGAACATGATGAAGGACACATTGCTATTGCTCAGTATTCCTATAAACTGGATGTCACCAAAGGACTGTACTTTGATATGCATCGTTTATCTTCTTCGCAAACTTATCGGGTTGAGTACATACTAGTTGAAGTCTACTAA